ATGTGTGTTCACTTGTGTGTGATCTTATATGGCTTATATGGATCGTATATGTTAAGACCATTTTGCTATTGTAGTAAGAATGTTTCGGgaatgttaaaaataatctttctCACACACTTTTAAAGGACTCATTGAGAGTTGAGACTCGGTTTTTAGGGATCATATTAGaattaggtttaggtttaggttaagCTTAAAGTAACAGTACGAAATTAAAGTAAAAGGCTAAGgaatgcatttatttgtcacaaGACAGCTGTACAGTAGAAACCTGTGTATGAGTCAGAGAGTAAGAGATTCAAACCCTCACAAGGTTCTGTTAGACCTGACGGATGGCGTAAAGACTTGACTTGTTACAATCTACTCACACAGACATCCACATCTATTATCCCATTAATTATCCAAAATTACAGTTACAAAGCCGGGTGAAAGTGATGCCTCATCCATGTGTTAATTGTAGTCATTGCTGCATTGACAGGATTACATAAAGAAGCAGCCATAGCATATTCTCTGCTGGACCCCACTGGCATCCTACGACTTCACGGGGGACTCATCATCAGCAATGTAGCAAAATTGCTTCCCAGCTGCCTGGCTGCCTACTCCTGGGTGTACCAATCTGAGAAATCACTGCTAAGCACTGCTGAGCTGCCAGCAAGCATACATTATTGATTTACAATGAAAACCGTTAATAAGAAAAAGTGAGCCTGCACTGCTCCACGGGTAGATCACTCCATCCAAAGTGCAGGGGTACATTCCTACCACTGAGCACTCTAGTTTCTTGTATTCTTCTTAGTCTTTTTAGCATTGAGAACCATTATTTCAACAACTAATGATATAATACTTTTAATCAAatatgagaaacattttaaaagtattgCAGTGGTGCAATGTTATATTGAAATTGTTCATGCTTCAGGTGACTGATGCCTGATTAGTTACAGTACATTATCATTAAATAAGATTTAGATTCATTCTGACTCTTCTTGCTCAAATTTGCAGAGAGCAACTCCAATAACCTAGCTTATTCAGACTGAAAATGCTAGGGATTGCATCTGCAAAAGAGTCTCACCAATCTCTGCATCACAATGGCAAGTTATAACATCTTAAGCTCCATCACCGTTATCCCTCAGAGCCATATTGTGTTGGATGTAAAGGCTTAGACAAGAATGCTGGCAGGTAAAGCTGGCTGTTACATCTGTTTTAGCTTTAGTATGGACTGCACTGCAAGCTAATTAGTAATTAGCCACTCATTATTGCCTAGGACATTGGCCAAAATCAACAAAATTACCTGTAAGCACTGGAGATGTTGCCTGTCTTTGGGTTATGAATATGGAGTTGACATATTTAGTATAACAGTTATTTGCAAGacttatttgtttatttaatttgttctatataaaaaatacttttttaatagGCATTGTGATGTAGAGCATCACATTATAATATCAATACATCACAAGAATGCACAGACTGCTAAGTAGACCATGTCGTGACTTGTGACATAACATCTACTTTCTCTGATCTGTTGATAGTCCACAAACTATTTCTGTTATCAAGTGAGCattggttatttattattaaatgtggaGCTCTCGGAAAACATGAGTCTGAGTCAGTTGAATTATAATGAAGATTCAGGTGTTGATTATCAAACTTAAAGGCCACTGAGAAAAGAGTAAAGGCATGTGACATGCACAGAATGTAATGTTACAGCCACCTCTAGTGGTAGGAAGAAAGAACAACACCAATGATGTAAATGAAATTGAATTCATCTTAAAGGTTTATTAAATCCTAAAAATAGCAGTGAGGTTACGTTTCCTctggaaaaatatgttttgatgtctctctctgtctaatacatgttacatttttaaaatgagtaatGGATGGGTTTATGCTATTTGTGTGGCCGAGACCTGGTGAGGGTAAGACTTCCTCCTGTTTGAATGGAAAAGGGTTGTTTCTAAAAAGGTAAAAGCTGAATGTAaggttagatttttttttttttgtaccttcTGCTGTTTATATGAACCACTGTACAAACCCTGATGTATCTTGATTTTGAACTGCTGCACTGTTGAAAGCTTTAATTTGGCTTTTACAAAAGGGCAAATGAACATATGTAGCACGTAATTGTAATTGTGGTTGTAATGAAATACAGTAACTCCCCTCCAAACTCTCtccaaatatttaaacatgGTACTGTTAATGAAAATAGCACCACTTCCTTAACTGCTTCACAGTTTGaagcattttatattttaattgacTGACTGAACAGGTGTTTAATGTCAACTTTATTGCATCTCAGTTGTCAGTGAGCAAACATCCTGCTGCACCCTGGTAACTGTGAGGATCCATCTGCCTTCAATTTGCCACAGCCACTTAGTTAAAAGTTAGGTTATGACTTTTTATTGTGATCTTGTTAAACATAACAGCAAACAGAAGGTTTATACACTTTCTCTTGATAAACTATATGGAAGCCAAGGCATGCGTCCCCCATGGCACCTGTGCCATGCACCAAGAAACAGTGAAGCCGTTTAGCACTCACAGGCTCACGTTGcattatttatgcatttaaaacagCACTTCTGATTGAAGGGAGCAGGTTTTCACTGCGTGTCACTCATGTAAAAAGGCCACACTGCAGCTCTCCGCAAGATCTGTTTTCTATGTCTCTGAAAGTTTGCAGGTGGCAGAGTCAGTGATCCCTCATGTCTCCAAGCACAGCCTTATTTCCAGCttattgaagagacagaagacaacTCGGGCTGTGCAATTACAGTTTGAAATAGATATTGAGCTTATTGATCAGATACTGTTATAGAAACAGGTTCAGTTCACATAAGTTCATTTCAGAAAATTCaaatatacagtgtttttgttaattaattaacaattaagTTAAAGTtagaaaacattattattaaacaaacGATTTACTGTCTGTATCCTGTGATTTATAGGCCATAAATTAACAATTGTCAGTGTTGTCAATTATTGCAATTGCTAATTTGCACACTGGACACAAACTCATTTTATTGGCTGCAGTTCGGATGTCTAATCTGCTATGATAATAACTGTGCTCtcaaatgagagagaaagaaaaagcactgcatatactgtacagtgtaatCTGTATATTGTACAGCAAGTCTCTTAACGTGCTTCATATCAAACTGCAATGATTGACAGTAATGTCACAGCATGGAGGCTGCCCTGCAGCCCCGAGCTGCACAGTTGTAATGACCAGCGTGGAGGGAGGACTCTGCTCACTGTAGATCATGACAATAAAGAGTAAAGATGAGAGCAGACAGAGATCCAGGCTCTTTACTAGATCTTTACTGAGCCTCACTTCGTccgcagctgctgcagctgcgtCGCTCTTTGTTTACAACTCGTCTGCACGGGGACGCGCCGGCGTGCCCGCGCTCTCGATCAGCCAGGTGCGCTCGGCTCAGCTGACAGACGACAGGTAGAGGTCGAGGCTCCTGCTCAATAGCGAtaagcaacacaacacaacacaacccGGGGGTGTTTCACACCGCTTTGTTGCTGCATTGAAGCGGGTTCACGGCATCTGTAAGTATCGAGCAACAGCAGGTTTGTAGCTAACTTCACGTCGGACGCCTGGGCGGGAGAAAATGGCTAATAGCAATTAGCTAGTCGTTGTTTATAGCAGCTGCGCTGTGGACGAGCTGTTCTTACATCGCTATTTAAACTAACGagtttgaaaaaataataaaaaaaaaacaaacaaacgtagTGTTTGTATCTGGAGCAACAGGTGGTGACTTTAAGAGACCTAATGAATCCCGCTTCTCATCAGCAGGAGGAAGAGACGGAGACAGCGGGGAGCAGAGTCAACATGGAGGACTTGTTCAAAACGGTGAACTTCACGGAGCTAGCTTCAAATAGCTCTCTCTGCTTCCAGTCGTCCTACTacccctgtgtgtttgtgtttgtgtaggtggGGGATGTGAGGAGCCTCATTGAAAACATCTCCTGTCAAGTAGAGGAGGTCGAGAGAAGACACGGCGCCATCCTGTCCTCTGCAGACCGAGACAAGAGTGAGCACAGAGCATCCTTATCATTCACCCACGACCTGAACAAGTCatcaaactacaaaaataaaagttaatttgaCCCCTCTACCCGTCGCTTTGTGCACGTTTTGCTGTTGCTCTGTCGTCCTTCAGGCCACACAGCACtaggaaaacaaagagaaacaaaacgaCTCAGCAGCCTTTGACAAACAGCCTGTGTCTGTTTGTAGAGGGACTAGAAGAGGATAGACTAGAGTTATACATCATGATGATGAGGCATGTTAAACAAGACGGTAACTCGAGATAAAACCGCCTGAAAAACATGGTGGCATATGCATGTTCACGCTCCCTCATGGCTGTTACATGTTCATTAGGTTTGATTAGCTAAACCTTACCAGGATGAGCTGGTCTAGCATGTGGAGTATGCAATTAGGTCACGTCGCAATACATAGAAACCTAACTACTCCTAGATGAGTGTCACCTTGGGTGGTATACACCTTGATTGTATTTAtgcatttgcaaagatttcTATGTTTTCACTGTTATAGTATGTTATTGTGTGGATTGTGCAATAAGTGAACTTGTTTTGATGTTTCTCAGGAAGCAAAGACGAGCTGGAAATGAGGAACAGTGAGATCAAGAAGAACGCTGACATTGTTCGGATTAAGTTAAACTGTGAGTGGACATGTTTTCCTTTGAGTCATTGTGAAATATGCCTTAGATACTGATTTATCTCATAAAAGTTATCGATATCTGGCTGTCAGTACATGTGACTATGTGGAGGAACTGTGCAGCACATTGCATTTCCTCAGTTTCTGGGCCTGTTCAGTTAGTAGTAGATTTTACTTGCAAATGGATAGAGGCTGCTGCACTTCATTCTACTATTAATAATCAACAATAATGTTGAAGaataacaaaacagttttccaTTACTGTGAGTTGAGAGACAGGAACTGTAACTTTCTTTACCAGTCTTCATTTAAAGTTGTTCACATTGGCATTGTGAAGGCTGCCATGGGTTTTAATTGAGGTTTTAACTGTCCTGTGTTTGTATTCATATTAGTTCTGTGTCATGTCTTTTCTCAGCAATGCAGAAGAACTCGCCTGTTGATGAGAATGATAATTGCAACTCAGTAATTCAGCGTAttcagagaaaccaggtttgtACCAATGAGATTGTGTAATAAAACAAGGTGCACAAAGATAGTTGATTATAGTAGTATATTAAAGTTAATTACTGTACAGAATAGCATATGACAAATAACTAATGACAAAACAACTGCAGAGAATGGTCTGTGAACAAGATCTGTAAATTATTTCCTTGTTATTTCTAGCTCAGTAAAATCATTATACGTACATacattaaagcaaaacattGTTGCTTTCTGCCTTTCAACAGCATTCACATCTGACTCGGTGGTTTGCTGAAGTCATGAGGGGCCACCATAAGGCTCAAATCGCCTTCAGAGAAAAATGCAAAGCACAAATTCAGAGACAGCTGGAGATTGGTGAGTTGACGAAAACAATTGGAACCAAAACATAAACACCACACTGGTCCTTCTTCCTGCTATTCTGGTTAGTGTTGTGTAAATGGACTTACTGTGGTACACCGGGAGCTTGTCATATGAGCATATTATTTTTAAGAGGAGGGAACGTTTTTACCATGTTGTGATGTTTGCCAGTTCAGGTTCCTATAGTAAGAACTTTTCCAATGGATAGAAGTGGTAAAACGTTGGGGTGGTAATATTATTTGTTCTTCCTTATTCCTGCTTTAGAGTTTGAAAGTCTGAAATTTCTGTTTACAAACCAGTATTTTTGGctcattgttctttttcttataGTTTAATACACTACTGCCACTACAGtcaaattttttattttctaacatgCTAAAACAAACTCTTACTTGAATTcataacaaataaacacacaatcattTATCTAGCCGTTATCTATAATCCATAATCCTTATTCTGCTTAGAGTCACATGCTTATCTGCTGTCACTGGGCAACAGGTGGGTTACACTGTGGCCAGATAGCCAGTAAATCACAGTGGTAATGGTGAATCCAGACGGACAAACCACCTGGCCAAATGTACTCGTGATATAGCTAAATGTGGTAGGGGACAGGAAATGGCATGAGAAGGTTTGTAAACATAGTGAAGTGAAGGAAGGAGGTCAGGTtgcaaatggaaataaatgtgtctCTTCCCCTTTTACATACAGTGTCACCACACAGTAGGTAATGGTGTAATTACTCCATCTTGTGGTGAACAGACAAAGATACAATTTATTTCACCCTCTTTCTGCTCTGGTAGCAGACACCTGCTCATTTAgaaagcacacaaacatgttgacTGTATTTAGGGAcatctgtaaaaaaacaaatccttgccacaggccttttttttttcaatttagtATGTTATTGTctgttatgtattttttatagaTAACTTATATTATTGAGATTACaaactttaactgtttaacGTACAATCACCTGAAATATTCTTcaattcttttatttcagtggATAAAGTGACAACAGATGAAGAGTTGGAGGAGATGCTGCACCGTgacaattttgttatttttgtatctGATGTAAGTGAAATTTCTTTACTTCAACTTTCAAAATGGCCATGAAGTAGCTAGTTATGTTTATGATCATGCTGAAGAATGTAATGTGATGTGTTGTCTTTGCTACTACAGATCAACAGCGATGCTCATATTTCAAGACAGGCCCTGAGTGAGATTGAATCTCGTCATCAAGATATCGTCTGCCTTGAGTCTAGCATCAAAGAGCTGCATGAGATATTTACTGACACTGCCATGCTGTTGGAGGTTCAGGTAAGATGGCTGCCTCATTAGGAAATGTTTTATGATAttgaaaaataaaggaacattCTTACATCCAGAGATCAAAATTGGACTCATATCAgttatgtttgttgttgtttttcttttctatcagGGGGAGCTCATCAACAATATAGAAAAGAATGTAAGAAGTGCTGCGGAGTATGTAGATGTATCGAAAGCAGAAACCCACAAAGCAGTTGAATACAAAAAGAATCGATACAAGATCACATCTGTCCCAAACTTCTTCAAGCCTTTCAAGAGACAAACTGCTGCTAAAACTGCTACAGATCAGAACACGTCAGACGTAAACCAGAACTGATATTGTTCAAACACTGACTCAGCATCCTGATCAACAATGATGAACACTTCATTGGATTAATGGTGCATTGACTTTTGGTgccattatttaaatataacactAAGAAATTATTTATAACTTTTTAGTAAATTTGAACTGCTTTAATACTGACCTGTTGAATGAAAGTTCAAAGACTGTGGACAAGCCAAGGTTTGTATGCATGGACTATTATAAGGGCTAATTCAGCAGAGGACAATATAatacaaccacaaaaacatctTCAATAATTATTGATGTTTTCAGGTTTCAAACCTGAGTCCCTACTGTCGCTATCTATTAGAGTATTTAAACCGATTTCAGCATACTAAGGAAGTCATTTagcttgtgtttctgttgttggcCAGTAGGTGGCATGACAATGTCGGCTGTAGCTCTGAACGAGCttgtttccttcctctctgtagTCCTGCtcaactgtgtctgtgtcaaccTGCTGTTTTTTGACTgatactgtgttttaataatacattttaaaatgcaattttaaGAACCTGCAAGATTATGCCAGTACTACattaaatctacagtatgtggtgAATTTGTTACTGGTGCTTCATGTCTGAAATACAGTGCTTACACATTCCCGAGTCAATCATGATGTTTGATATGCAAATTATATAATCTCACTGAAATTTGATGCCAATAGGCCACCCAGCATGACTTATAGTTGTTTTTGCAACCCGTTAACCTTTCTCATGCCATCGTCACACTTTCAGCTCTGTGTACCAGAGTACAGTCTCATAAAACTGCTAGCATGACTCATATACTTCTTAGTGTCCGTTTTACTCCACAGTTGTGGGTTAACACATGAAAATTATTACCTAGACATCTAGAAGAAGGCACTGCGCTTGCCAAGTCATTTTAAAGATGTCcttttggtggtggtggtgttgatgTGAGTGGAGATCTGGTGATTGAGAAGGGTCGTAGCAGTGTAAATGTCCTGTAGATGAGGGATCGTTGTCATTTTCAAAGAGACCGCTGCTAGCATGATAAAAGTGTTTGACCATGAACTAGAAGGAATGAGTCAGAATAATTTGTATCGATTGGCAGTGATAGCAAACAGTGCCAGCTAAATGCCACTCACTGAAGCATACAAGATGAATGTTATGTCTGGTCGTGCTGATTTTGTTGCTTCTTAAGGCCTTTAACTAACCCTTACATTCCTAAAAAGATTCAAttatatatagagatatagatatatacatatagatatagatatatacacaaCATTGAAGAAGTCAGCAGGGTGATGCTATGTCACTGCACATTTTCCAATAGTTTGTAATCTGATAGTTCAGTACATGTTTGATGTGTGGTTACCTAGAATGAGTActtatctgtgtgtttcatagtgTGATCTAACTAGAGTAGATGACCGGCAAAAATTCAGACAAGCTCTTTCCCGCATCATGGGAATGCTGCCAGGATGAACCCACTGACTTAAGCctcagactgtttttttttttcttcttctctctctctctcactgtcctctctctgcctcctaGATAAGATTTCAAAGCACCTCTGCACTTTGCTGAAATCACTGATTACTAAAtggcaaacagaaaaaagaagaatagaAGTAATAGATAAGGATGACAATGTAgttggaagaaagaaaaaaggagggggggggggtaaataataataataatataataaatttatttatagagcacttttctaaacatatgttacaaagtgcttcacaagacagacaaacacatgtagcccaacaagatcaacttgagcaagcactaggcaaacagtggagaggaaaaactccccctgggggaagaaacctcaagcagaaccaggctcaagttaaacggccatctgcctcgaccggttagggagcaggaaacagctatacaaacaaaactataatacaaacaactaccacatcggtccttggggagaccagttccaacgtaaagacattgtaatctaatggagagtcttcccaaggaccgatttgttttagcttacagaagatcgcaaaaggctcgccggtagaggtatgttttaagtagagttttaaaagatgttactgagtcagctgatcttatatgctcgggtaagctgttccagagtttaggggctctaactgaaaaggctctgtcacctctagtagtcattctgacattggggacatacagaagatttctaccagaggatctcaggctacgtgcaggctcataaggctttaaaagctgggataaatagctgggggaaaggccatgcagagctttaaaagttattaataaaatcttaaaatcaatcctaaaaaatactggcagccagtgtaaggaagctaatacaggagtgatgtgatcatattttctttttctagttaagagtcttgcagctgaattctgaacaatctggagccgattaatagatttctggctgagacaggtgaacagactgttgcaatagtcaaggcgtgaggaaataaatgcgtgtaagattacttcagtaAGGGGGggtaagaagaaaaacaaaacagacaaagagctACATAAAAATGTGGTTTCTTTATTGGTTGCACCAGGGTGGTGGGGCCCACAAAAAAGGGCTTGACCACAAGTTAAAAGGACTGAGTGGTATGTGGCTGCTGGAAATGTGGGGCTAAGCTGTCTGCTCGGTTTGACAGGTCATCCCTCTGTCCTTCAGACAAACAGGAGGCCAATGTGCTGAAAGTGGCCCATCTCCAAAAGAACCATTAAGCATTTCTCACCGTTGGCATGGACTGCAAGGAGGGACAAATGGACAGGAGGGAAAGGTCAAAAGGGAAACAAAACGGGGACagtctctttttctcccttctcGCCGAGGCTCCAGAGCAGGTTTATTTCTTGACTTTGCCTTGGGCAGCTACGGCCTCCATGGCCTTCTTCACGGTTTCCTCATCACCGAGGAAAGACATGGGCTTGACGGGCTTCAGGTCTGCGTCCAGCTCGTACACAATCGGGATTCCTGTGGGCAGGTTCAGCTCCATGATGTCGGCGTCAGACATACCTGGAGAGATGAGCACATAGACGAGACGGATCAGCGTGCACACCGAGCACAGGATGTAACTGATACAGAGCCAGTCAGACAGGAAGCCGATTGATAACCGATGgattgtattttaaattcttcaaATTACATGAACATATAGGAAGCTCGTTGC
The Anabas testudineus chromosome 22, fAnaTes1.2, whole genome shotgun sequence DNA segment above includes these coding regions:
- the LOC113148778 gene encoding syntaxin-2-like isoform X1 — translated: MEDLFKTVGDVRSLIENISCQVEEVERRHGAILSSADRDKSEHRASLSFTHDLNKSSNYKNKRSKDELEMRNSEIKKNADIVRIKLNSMQKNSPVDENDNCNSVIQRIQRNQHSHLTRWFAEVMRGHHKAQIAFREKCKAQIQRQLEIVDKVTTDEELEEMLHRDNFVIFVSDINSDAHISRQALSEIESRHQDIVCLESSIKELHEIFTDTAMLLEVQGELINNIEKNVRSAAEYVDVSKAETHKAVEYKKNRYKITSVPNFFKPFKRQTAAKTATDQNTSDVNQN
- the LOC113148778 gene encoding syntaxin-2-like isoform X2 yields the protein MEDLFKTVGDVRSLIENISCQVEEVERRHGAILSSADRDKRSKDELEMRNSEIKKNADIVRIKLNSMQKNSPVDENDNCNSVIQRIQRNQHSHLTRWFAEVMRGHHKAQIAFREKCKAQIQRQLEIVDKVTTDEELEEMLHRDNFVIFVSDINSDAHISRQALSEIESRHQDIVCLESSIKELHEIFTDTAMLLEVQGELINNIEKNVRSAAEYVDVSKAETHKAVEYKKNRYKITSVPNFFKPFKRQTAAKTATDQNTSDVNQN
- the LOC113148778 gene encoding syntaxin-2-like isoform X3 → MRNSEIKKNADIVRIKLNSMQKNSPVDENDNCNSVIQRIQRNQHSHLTRWFAEVMRGHHKAQIAFREKCKAQIQRQLEIVDKVTTDEELEEMLHRDNFVIFVSDINSDAHISRQALSEIESRHQDIVCLESSIKELHEIFTDTAMLLEVQGELINNIEKNVRSAAEYVDVSKAETHKAVEYKKNRYKITSVPNFFKPFKRQTAAKTATDQNTSDVNQN